A stretch of Oryza brachyantha chromosome 4, ObraRS2, whole genome shotgun sequence DNA encodes these proteins:
- the LOC102702749 gene encoding protein NARROW LEAF 1 isoform X2, with protein sequence MKPSDDRAQLSENSAAYFLWPTSNLQHCAAEGRANYFGNLQKGLLPRHPGRLPKGQQANSLLDLMTIRAFHSKILRRFSLGTAVGFRIRKGALTDIPAILVFVARKVHKKWLNPAQCLPAILEGPGGVWCDVDVVEFSYYGAPAQTPKEQMFSELVDMLCGSDECIGSGSQVASQETFGTLGAIVKRRTGNRQVGFLTNRHVAVDLDYPNQKMFHPLPPNLGPGVYLGAVERATSFITDDVWYGIYAGTNPETFVRADGAFIPFADDFDISTVTTVVRGVGDIGDVKVIDLQCPLNSLIGRQVCKVGRSSGHTTGTVIAYALEYNDEKGICFFTDILVVGENRQTFDLEGDSGSLIILTSQDGEQPRPIGIIWGGTANRGRLKLTSDHGPENWTSGVDLGRLLDRLELDLIITNESLQDAVQQQRFALVAAVNSAVGESSGAPVPIPEEKVEEIFEPLGIQIQQLPRPDMAASGTEGEEASNAVVNVEEHQFISNFVGMSPVRGDQDGPRNITNLNSPSEEELAMELHLGDREPKRLRSDSGSSLDLEK encoded by the exons ATGAAGCCTTCAGACGATAGGGCACAACTCTCAG AAAACAGCGCAGCATACTTCTTATGGCCGACATCAAACCTGCAGCATTGTGCAGCTGAGGGACGAGCAAACTACTTTGGGAACCTTCAGAAAGGGCTATTGCCGCGGCACCCCGGCCGGCTGCCGAAAGGTCAGCAAGCAAACAGCTTGCTTGACTTGATGACTATTAGAGCTTTCCATAGCAAGATACTGCGGCGTTTTAGCCTTGGGACAGCGGTGGGCTTCCGCATCAGGAAAGGGGCTCTAACAGATATCCCTGCAATTCTTGTCTTTGTTGCTCGCAAGGTTCACAAGAAGTGGCTTAATCCAGCGCAATGTCTGCCTGCTATTCTTGAG GGTCCAGGAGGTGTTTGGTGTGATGTTGATGTTGTTGAGTTTTCCTATTATGGTGCACCGGCTCAAACACCTAAAGAGCAAATGTTCAGTGAGCTTGTTGATATGTTATGTGGTAGTGATGAATGTATTGGTTCAGGCTCTCAG GTTGCAAGTCAGGAAACATTTGGTACCTTGGGTGCAATTGTGAAACGGCGAACAGGCAACAGGCAGGTTGGTTTTCTCACTAACCGTCATGTGGCGGTTGACTTGGACTATCCTAATCAGAAGATGTTTCACCCATTGCCACCCAATCTTGGACCTGGTGTTTATCTTGGAGCTGTTGAACGAGCGACTTCTTTCATCACAGATGATGTGTGGTATGGAATTTATGCTGGAACAAACCCAG AGACATTTGTACGAGCTGATGGTGCATTTATCCCATTTGCTGATGACTTTGACATTTCCACCGTCACGACTGTAGTTAGGGGAGTCGGTGACATTGGGGATGTAAAGGTTATAGATCTGCAGTGCCCGCTCAATAGCCTCATAGGGAGGCAAGTATGCAAAGTTGGCAGAAGCTCTGGTCACACAACTGGGACTGTGATTGCCTATGCCCTTGAGTACAATGATGAGAAAGGGATATGTTTCTTCACGGACATCCTTGTTGTTGGTGAGAATCgccaaacatttgatttggAAGGTGATAGTGGAAGCCTTATTATCCTGACTAGCCAGGATGGTGAGCAGCCGCGTCCTATTGGAATAATATGGGGCGGCACAGCAAATCGTGGGAGACTGAAGCTTACAAGTGACCATGGCCCTGAAAACTGGACTAGCGGGGTCGATCTTGGCCGTCTACTCGACCGTTTGGAACTTGATCTTATCATTACTAACGAATCGCTGCAAG ATGCCGTGCAGCAGCAAAGATTTGCTTTGGTAGCCGCCGTTAACTCAGCTGTTGGTGAGTCTTCTGGGGCGCCTGTTCCCATCCCAGAAGAGAAGGTCGAAGAGATCTTCGAGCCCCTGGGGATCCAAATTCAGCAGCTGCCTCGCCCCGACATGGCGGCCTCTGGAACCGAAGGGGAGGAGGCGTCCAACGCAGTTGTCAATGTGGAAGAGCACCAGTTCATCTCGAACTTCGTCGGCATGTCGCCTGTGCGCGGTGACCAGGATGGCCCAAGGAACATCACCAACCTGAATAGCCCCTCGGAGGAAGAACTCGCCATGGAGCTCCATCTGGGTGACCGGGAGCCCAAGCGGCTCAGGTCGGACTCTGGATCAAGCCTCGACCTGGAGAAATGA
- the LOC102702749 gene encoding protein NARROW LEAF 1 isoform X1 codes for MKPSDDRAQLSGLAQSEESSLDVDHQSFPCSPSIQPVASGCTHTENSAAYFLWPTSNLQHCAAEGRANYFGNLQKGLLPRHPGRLPKGQQANSLLDLMTIRAFHSKILRRFSLGTAVGFRIRKGALTDIPAILVFVARKVHKKWLNPAQCLPAILEGPGGVWCDVDVVEFSYYGAPAQTPKEQMFSELVDMLCGSDECIGSGSQVASQETFGTLGAIVKRRTGNRQVGFLTNRHVAVDLDYPNQKMFHPLPPNLGPGVYLGAVERATSFITDDVWYGIYAGTNPETFVRADGAFIPFADDFDISTVTTVVRGVGDIGDVKVIDLQCPLNSLIGRQVCKVGRSSGHTTGTVIAYALEYNDEKGICFFTDILVVGENRQTFDLEGDSGSLIILTSQDGEQPRPIGIIWGGTANRGRLKLTSDHGPENWTSGVDLGRLLDRLELDLIITNESLQDAVQQQRFALVAAVNSAVGESSGAPVPIPEEKVEEIFEPLGIQIQQLPRPDMAASGTEGEEASNAVVNVEEHQFISNFVGMSPVRGDQDGPRNITNLNSPSEEELAMELHLGDREPKRLRSDSGSSLDLEK; via the exons ATGAAGCCTTCAGACGATAGGGCACAACTCTCAGGTTTGGCGCAATCAGAAGAATCGTCACTTGATGTGGATCACCAATCGTTTCCTTGTTCTCCGTCAATCCAACCGGTTGCTTCTGGGTGCACACACACAGAAAACAGCGCAGCATACTTCTTATGGCCGACATCAAACCTGCAGCATTGTGCAGCTGAGGGACGAGCAAACTACTTTGGGAACCTTCAGAAAGGGCTATTGCCGCGGCACCCCGGCCGGCTGCCGAAAGGTCAGCAAGCAAACAGCTTGCTTGACTTGATGACTATTAGAGCTTTCCATAGCAAGATACTGCGGCGTTTTAGCCTTGGGACAGCGGTGGGCTTCCGCATCAGGAAAGGGGCTCTAACAGATATCCCTGCAATTCTTGTCTTTGTTGCTCGCAAGGTTCACAAGAAGTGGCTTAATCCAGCGCAATGTCTGCCTGCTATTCTTGAG GGTCCAGGAGGTGTTTGGTGTGATGTTGATGTTGTTGAGTTTTCCTATTATGGTGCACCGGCTCAAACACCTAAAGAGCAAATGTTCAGTGAGCTTGTTGATATGTTATGTGGTAGTGATGAATGTATTGGTTCAGGCTCTCAG GTTGCAAGTCAGGAAACATTTGGTACCTTGGGTGCAATTGTGAAACGGCGAACAGGCAACAGGCAGGTTGGTTTTCTCACTAACCGTCATGTGGCGGTTGACTTGGACTATCCTAATCAGAAGATGTTTCACCCATTGCCACCCAATCTTGGACCTGGTGTTTATCTTGGAGCTGTTGAACGAGCGACTTCTTTCATCACAGATGATGTGTGGTATGGAATTTATGCTGGAACAAACCCAG AGACATTTGTACGAGCTGATGGTGCATTTATCCCATTTGCTGATGACTTTGACATTTCCACCGTCACGACTGTAGTTAGGGGAGTCGGTGACATTGGGGATGTAAAGGTTATAGATCTGCAGTGCCCGCTCAATAGCCTCATAGGGAGGCAAGTATGCAAAGTTGGCAGAAGCTCTGGTCACACAACTGGGACTGTGATTGCCTATGCCCTTGAGTACAATGATGAGAAAGGGATATGTTTCTTCACGGACATCCTTGTTGTTGGTGAGAATCgccaaacatttgatttggAAGGTGATAGTGGAAGCCTTATTATCCTGACTAGCCAGGATGGTGAGCAGCCGCGTCCTATTGGAATAATATGGGGCGGCACAGCAAATCGTGGGAGACTGAAGCTTACAAGTGACCATGGCCCTGAAAACTGGACTAGCGGGGTCGATCTTGGCCGTCTACTCGACCGTTTGGAACTTGATCTTATCATTACTAACGAATCGCTGCAAG ATGCCGTGCAGCAGCAAAGATTTGCTTTGGTAGCCGCCGTTAACTCAGCTGTTGGTGAGTCTTCTGGGGCGCCTGTTCCCATCCCAGAAGAGAAGGTCGAAGAGATCTTCGAGCCCCTGGGGATCCAAATTCAGCAGCTGCCTCGCCCCGACATGGCGGCCTCTGGAACCGAAGGGGAGGAGGCGTCCAACGCAGTTGTCAATGTGGAAGAGCACCAGTTCATCTCGAACTTCGTCGGCATGTCGCCTGTGCGCGGTGACCAGGATGGCCCAAGGAACATCACCAACCTGAATAGCCCCTCGGAGGAAGAACTCGCCATGGAGCTCCATCTGGGTGACCGGGAGCCCAAGCGGCTCAGGTCGGACTCTGGATCAAGCCTCGACCTGGAGAAATGA